One part of the Augochlora pura isolate Apur16 chromosome 3, APUR_v2.2.1, whole genome shotgun sequence genome encodes these proteins:
- the Loco gene encoding regulator of G protein signaling family member locomotion defects isoform X2, with the protein MHQNRRKKKRVNYGVRTVEVLRGSKGFGFTISGQQPCILSCIVPGSPAENAGLRAGDYLVSVNGHNVSKVPHDDVVQLIGRSKGILRLQIAENYYSDSSDEEGVATVRCRPKYTHKPRASNMGALQLQCRVAKVVRDLQSGVMFDTTERTSNELQNQDNYSSLQYRWDMSSPLPPPPPPTSHKRDSEKIVHRTVVGYLGTIDIPNQLHPSCMMQVLKKCIKRLKAEKRNPTTVLLTIHVANIKLTNSENHIIAEYPSYRIIFCNSFSEQDKQYFGILTKSVKDKENIVSNSCHVFTIYYKLIDHAVHSSACNIFGFTCTKTSELNVCQEFPDSCNSLIGAIQTLYISDSTSTDANSYNEIRRHQDASSPQPSNISTSTAHSSNSDSGIGFKDDCTSRLDKSNAQDVSRRRCYPNSEYKDTCAHPQKTYGNAAIDFRLTVRAVSNACQTERTESEACKNGSELSHENVVFDNFCNGINVCTASVKDREVHSDLKKESKRGNLPTCPLPSASTVKQGLVSSSVGSLASVCTTAMLHGIEDRVEPCDNEIFKPNPLFVFTQLTESKELDNRDKFSPKVFSGISKSLVHSFEDLKASMDYTRPLCQTYSDKSDNSRPWGSLQEIRNIGNCIEDTCMHGSTELCDKNADYKGIHAWANGFEKLLEDPKGLQTFAEFLKKEFSHENIYFWAACERYKDTRDVVTRRKLANQIYQRHLSNTASEPVNVDSHAAGQITVELLGEAPANLFLQAQKQVFNLMKFDSYPRFLRSDLYRRCMEAGCSIIGAEDCDLSLTNSPSVKLKKSHSDAEDRCRKSILPWNRKNRSKSKDRGETEYSKTPSRSDTIYKSFTTMKRESEGNNNDDSISISSSRSSLASWDLALRQSFHKHTVEAKYPSSILAGQEVEVVPTKILKVDLPSRRVITVIAHKGRTLKEVLKPLLNKYGFNLNTITVWSDNQCVCMDMPAIDAPPRLTLTNVKDEDSRHELQAVKYTHDMPLAQPTLDEITNRVFEELLVGKGVNKCQYNEGSCKSDDQRSEGSSILPNKFFLRDSTMHGKKKGKAKCNASEKGIANDYTSEDTVKSHPPLIAKWRNGVKLQLPGKFDGEDLYEGLKRAQRSRLEDQRGTEINFELPDFLKNKENGKPADRCNKVRRHRIICASSSEANAKFYGSINERENCEGQGQETLVTTSRNGNVKEEMAVATTDDDCSMTLGAATSTDGDRLVVENGSGLRTTVLNSFDVRAMSSIKSPKPPPLPPKPKNLVTNATKSGYVLSSKSLPKSTRTVPFGPTELSRKNMF; encoded by the exons ATGCATCAAAACCGAAGGAAGAAAAAGCGAGTAAATTATGGTGTAAGGACAGTGGAGGTATTGCGCGGGTCGAAAGGGTTCGGTTTTACTATTTCGGGGCAGCAACCTTGTATTTTGAGTTGCATTGTACCAGGAAGTCCAGCTGAAAATGCAGGATTACGTGCTGGTGATTATTTAGTATCGGTCAATGGTCATAATGTCAGTAAAGTACCTCATGATGATGTTGTACAGCTAATTGGCCGTTCTAAAGGTATTCTAAGGTTACAAATtgctgaaaattattattctgattCTTCGGATGAAGAAGGTGTTGCAACGGTGCGCTGTAGGCCTAAATATACGCATAAACCACGTGCTAGTAATATGGGAGCACTACAACTACAATGTAGAGTCGCCAAAGTTGTAAGAGATTTACAAAGTGGCGTTATGTTCGATACAACAGAAAGAACGTCAAATGAATTACAGAATCAAGACAATTATAGCAGTTTACAATATCGCTGGGATATGTCTAGTCCTCTACCACCTCCACCACCGCCAACTTCTCACAAAAGAGACTCTGAGAAAATAGTGCACAGAACAGTAGTCGGTTACTTGGGAACAATAGATATTCCAAATCAATTGCATCCTTCTTGTATGATGCAG gTTTTGAAAAAATGCATTAAGCGCTTGAAAGCAGAGAAAAGAAATCCTACTACGGTGCTCTTAACTATACACGTggcaaatataaaacttaCAAATTCTGAAAATCATATTATAGCGGAATATCCTTCTTACAggataatattttgtaattctttttcGGAACAGGATAAACAGTATTTTGGTATACTGACTAAATCTGttaaagataaagaaaatattgtttcaaattcgTGTCatgtttttacaatttattataaattgatcgaTCATGCTGTACATTCCAGTGCATGTAATATATTTGGATTTACATGTACCAAAACATCTGAATTAAATGTTTGTCAAGAGTTTCCTGACAGTTGTAATAGTCTCATTGGCGCGATACAAACTTTGTATATATCAGATTCCACGAGCACAGATGCAAACTCTTACAACGAGATACGAAGACATCAAGATGCTTCTTCTCCACAGCCCAGTAACATAAGTACATCTACGGCACATTCGAGTAACAGTGATTCTGGAATTGGATTCAAAGATGATTGCACCAGCCGTTTGGATAAAAGTAATGCGCAAGATGTATCCCGAAGGAGGTGCTATCCTAATTCAGAGTATAAG GACACATGTGCACATCCTCAAAAAACGTACGGTAACGCGGCCATTGATTTTCGATTGACTGTTCGAGCTGTATCGAACGCATGCCAGACTGAAAGAACCGAGTCGGAAGCGTGTAAAAATGGTTCAGAATTGTCTCATGAAAATGTCGTGTTCGATAATTTCTGCAATGGGATAAATGTGTGCACGGCATCGGTAAAGGATCGTGAGGTACATTCCGACTTGAAAAAGGAATCGAAGAGGGGGAATTTGCCCACCTGTCCATTGCCATCTGCTTCTACTGTGAAGCAGGGGTTGGTTAGTTCGTCCGTTGGTTCGCTTGCATCTGTTTGCACTACCGCGATGCTGCATGGCATAGAAGATCGTGTTGAACCGTGcgacaatgaaatatttaaaccgAACCCGTTATTCGTATTTACGCAATTAACAGAATCGAAAGAATTGGATAATCGGGATAAGTTTAGTCCAAAAGTATTTTCTGGTATCTCGAAATCTTTAGTGCATAGTTTTGAAGATCTTAAAGCAAGTATGGATTATACTCGACCCTTGTGCCAAACCTATTCGGACAAATCGGATAATTCACGACCTTGGGGAAGCTTGCAAGAAATTCGTAATATCGGAAACTGCATCGAGGACACCTGCATG CACGGCAGTACGGAATTGTGTGACAAAAACGCTGATTACAAAGGTATACATGCATGGGCTAATGgttttgagaaattattagaagatcCAAAAGGGTTGCAAACATTTGCG gaatttttaaagaaggAGTTCAGTcatgaaaacatttatttttgggCTGCTTGTGAGAGATACAAAGACACTAGAGATGTTGTCACACGTCGCAAGTTGGCTAATCAAATCTACCAACGTCATTTATCTAATACAGCATCTGAACCTGTAAATGTTGATAGTCATGCTGCTGGTCAAATAACTGTAGAGCTTCTAGGCGAAGCTCCAGCCAATCTATTTCTACAG gCTCAGAAGCAAGTCTTTAATTTGATGAAATTCGATAGTTATCCAAGGTTTTTGAGATCAGATCTATACCGTCGTTGTATGGAAGCAGGCTGCTCGATAATTGGTGCGGAAGACTGTGACTTAAGTCTCACCAACTCGCCCagtgtgaaattaaaaaagagcCATTCGGATGCTGAAGATCGATGTAGAAAATCTATTCTTCCATGGAATCGAAAAAATAG GTCTAAATCGAAAGATCGTGGGGAGACTGAGTACAGTAAGACCCCTAGCAGAAGCGATaccatttataaaagttttacAACTATGAAGAGAGAATCCGAAGGTAATAACAACGACGACAGTATTTCTATATCTAGTAGCAGATCCTCGTTAGCTTCTTGGGATTTGGCATTGAGACAATCTTTTCATAAACAT aCGGTAGAAGCAAAATATCCATCGTCTATACTAGCTGGTCAAGAAGTGGAAGTGGTACcaacgaaaatattgaagGTAGACTTACCTTCGCGTCGCGTAATAACTGTGATCGCACATAAAGGTAGAACCCTGAAAGAAGTGCTGAAACCGCTCTTAAACAAGTAtggttttaatttgaatacaaTCACCGTATGGAGTGATAATCAGTGTGTTTGCATGGATATGCCAGCTATCGATGCTCCGCCTAGATTGACGTTGACGAATGTCAAAGATGAag ATTCTCGGCACGAGTTGCAAGCGGTGAAGTATACGCATGATATGCCACTCGCTCAACCGACGTTGGATGAGATCACCAACCGAGTTTTCGAAGAGTTGTTGGTCGGAAAAGGTGTGAACAAGTGTCAGTATAACGAAGGCTCTTGCAAG TCGGACGATCAACGCTCCGAGGGTTCCTCAATTTtacctaataaattttttcttcgTGATTCTACGATgcatggaaaaaaaaag GGAAAGGCCAAGTGTAACGCCAGCGAAAAGGGAATTGCAAACGATTATACTTCCGAAGATACTGTCAAGTCTCATCCCCCTTTAATAGCGAAATGGCGGAATGGCGTTAAATTACAATTGCCAGGGAAATTTGATGGTGAAG ATCTGTACGAAGGTTTGAAACGAGCTCAGAGATCCAGACTGGAAGATCAAAGAGGaacagaaatcaattttgagtTGCCAGATTTTTTAAAG AACAAGGAAAATGGTAAGCCGGCGGATCGCTGCAACAAGGTTCGCAGACATAGGATAATTTGTGCCAGTTCCTCCGAAGCGAATGCCAAGTTTTATGGGTCAATTAACGAACGGGAAAATTGCGAAGGACAAGGTCAAGAGACGTTAGTAACTACATCGAGAAACGGGAATGTCAAGGAAGAAATGGCTGTAGCGACGACCGATGACGACTGTTCGATGACATTGGGTGCTGCAACCTCAACGGATGGGGACCGGCTCGTTGTAGAGAACGGGT
- the Loco gene encoding regulator of G protein signaling family member locomotion defects isoform X3, with product MHQNRRKKKRVNYGVRTVEVLRGSKGFGFTISGQQPCILSCIVPGSPAENAGLRAGDYLVSVNGHNVSKVPHDDVVQLIGRSKGILRLQIAENYYSDSSDEEGVATVRCRPKYTHKPRASNMGALQLQCRVAKVVRDLQSGVMFDTTERTSNELQNQDNYSSLQYRWDMSSPLPPPPPPTSHKRDSEKIVHRTVVGYLGTIDIPNQLHPSCMMQVLKKCIKRLKAEKRNPTTVLLTIHVANIKLTNSENHIIAEYPSYRIIFCNSFSEQDKQYFGILTKSVKDKENIVSNSCHVFTIYYKLIDHAVHSSACNIFGFTCTKTSELNVCQEFPDSCNSLIGAIQTLYISDSTSTDANSYNEIRRHQDASSPQPSNISTSTAHSSNSDSGIGFKDDCTSRLDKSNAQDVSRRRCYPNSEYKDTCAHPQKTYGNAAIDFRLTVRAVSNACQTERTESEACKNGSELSHENVVFDNFCNGINVCTASVKDREVHSDLKKESKRGNLPTCPLPSASTVKQGLVSSSVGSLASVCTTAMLHGIEDRVEPCDNEIFKPNPLFVFTQLTESKELDNRDKFSPKVFSGISKSLVHSFEDLKASMDYTRPLCQTYSDKSDNSRPWGSLQEIRNIGNCIEDTCMHGSTELCDKNADYKGIHAWANGFEKLLEDPKGLQTFAEFLKKEFSHENIYFWAACERYKDTRDVVTRRKLANQIYQRHLSNTASEPVNVDSHAAGQITVELLGEAPANLFLQAQKQVFNLMKFDSYPRFLRSDLYRRCMEAGCSIIGAEDCDLSLTNSPSVKLKKSHSDAEDRCRKSILPWNRKNRSKSKDRGETEYSKTPSRSDTIYKSFTTMKRESEGNNNDDSISISSSRSSLASWDLALRQSFHKHSLSSYEGQSNESKEVRTKCTGLCRVILPDGSTTVVPTSQTESIKDVVTRLLDKRALRYSNYDVLILATDETVEAKYPSSILAGQEVEVVPTKILKVDLPSRRVITVIAHKGRTLKEVLKPLLNKYGFNLNTITVWSDNQCVCMDMPAIDAPPRLTLTNVKDEDSRHELQAVKYTHDMPLAQPTLDEITNRVFEELLVGKGVNKCQYNEGSCKSDDQRSEGSSILPNKFFLRDSTMHGKKKGKAKCNASEKGIANDYTSEDTVKSHPPLIAKWRNGVKLQLPGKFDGEDLYEGLKRAQRSRLEDQRGTEINFELPDFLKL from the exons ATGCATCAAAACCGAAGGAAGAAAAAGCGAGTAAATTATGGTGTAAGGACAGTGGAGGTATTGCGCGGGTCGAAAGGGTTCGGTTTTACTATTTCGGGGCAGCAACCTTGTATTTTGAGTTGCATTGTACCAGGAAGTCCAGCTGAAAATGCAGGATTACGTGCTGGTGATTATTTAGTATCGGTCAATGGTCATAATGTCAGTAAAGTACCTCATGATGATGTTGTACAGCTAATTGGCCGTTCTAAAGGTATTCTAAGGTTACAAATtgctgaaaattattattctgattCTTCGGATGAAGAAGGTGTTGCAACGGTGCGCTGTAGGCCTAAATATACGCATAAACCACGTGCTAGTAATATGGGAGCACTACAACTACAATGTAGAGTCGCCAAAGTTGTAAGAGATTTACAAAGTGGCGTTATGTTCGATACAACAGAAAGAACGTCAAATGAATTACAGAATCAAGACAATTATAGCAGTTTACAATATCGCTGGGATATGTCTAGTCCTCTACCACCTCCACCACCGCCAACTTCTCACAAAAGAGACTCTGAGAAAATAGTGCACAGAACAGTAGTCGGTTACTTGGGAACAATAGATATTCCAAATCAATTGCATCCTTCTTGTATGATGCAG gTTTTGAAAAAATGCATTAAGCGCTTGAAAGCAGAGAAAAGAAATCCTACTACGGTGCTCTTAACTATACACGTggcaaatataaaacttaCAAATTCTGAAAATCATATTATAGCGGAATATCCTTCTTACAggataatattttgtaattctttttcGGAACAGGATAAACAGTATTTTGGTATACTGACTAAATCTGttaaagataaagaaaatattgtttcaaattcgTGTCatgtttttacaatttattataaattgatcgaTCATGCTGTACATTCCAGTGCATGTAATATATTTGGATTTACATGTACCAAAACATCTGAATTAAATGTTTGTCAAGAGTTTCCTGACAGTTGTAATAGTCTCATTGGCGCGATACAAACTTTGTATATATCAGATTCCACGAGCACAGATGCAAACTCTTACAACGAGATACGAAGACATCAAGATGCTTCTTCTCCACAGCCCAGTAACATAAGTACATCTACGGCACATTCGAGTAACAGTGATTCTGGAATTGGATTCAAAGATGATTGCACCAGCCGTTTGGATAAAAGTAATGCGCAAGATGTATCCCGAAGGAGGTGCTATCCTAATTCAGAGTATAAG GACACATGTGCACATCCTCAAAAAACGTACGGTAACGCGGCCATTGATTTTCGATTGACTGTTCGAGCTGTATCGAACGCATGCCAGACTGAAAGAACCGAGTCGGAAGCGTGTAAAAATGGTTCAGAATTGTCTCATGAAAATGTCGTGTTCGATAATTTCTGCAATGGGATAAATGTGTGCACGGCATCGGTAAAGGATCGTGAGGTACATTCCGACTTGAAAAAGGAATCGAAGAGGGGGAATTTGCCCACCTGTCCATTGCCATCTGCTTCTACTGTGAAGCAGGGGTTGGTTAGTTCGTCCGTTGGTTCGCTTGCATCTGTTTGCACTACCGCGATGCTGCATGGCATAGAAGATCGTGTTGAACCGTGcgacaatgaaatatttaaaccgAACCCGTTATTCGTATTTACGCAATTAACAGAATCGAAAGAATTGGATAATCGGGATAAGTTTAGTCCAAAAGTATTTTCTGGTATCTCGAAATCTTTAGTGCATAGTTTTGAAGATCTTAAAGCAAGTATGGATTATACTCGACCCTTGTGCCAAACCTATTCGGACAAATCGGATAATTCACGACCTTGGGGAAGCTTGCAAGAAATTCGTAATATCGGAAACTGCATCGAGGACACCTGCATG CACGGCAGTACGGAATTGTGTGACAAAAACGCTGATTACAAAGGTATACATGCATGGGCTAATGgttttgagaaattattagaagatcCAAAAGGGTTGCAAACATTTGCG gaatttttaaagaaggAGTTCAGTcatgaaaacatttatttttgggCTGCTTGTGAGAGATACAAAGACACTAGAGATGTTGTCACACGTCGCAAGTTGGCTAATCAAATCTACCAACGTCATTTATCTAATACAGCATCTGAACCTGTAAATGTTGATAGTCATGCTGCTGGTCAAATAACTGTAGAGCTTCTAGGCGAAGCTCCAGCCAATCTATTTCTACAG gCTCAGAAGCAAGTCTTTAATTTGATGAAATTCGATAGTTATCCAAGGTTTTTGAGATCAGATCTATACCGTCGTTGTATGGAAGCAGGCTGCTCGATAATTGGTGCGGAAGACTGTGACTTAAGTCTCACCAACTCGCCCagtgtgaaattaaaaaagagcCATTCGGATGCTGAAGATCGATGTAGAAAATCTATTCTTCCATGGAATCGAAAAAATAG GTCTAAATCGAAAGATCGTGGGGAGACTGAGTACAGTAAGACCCCTAGCAGAAGCGATaccatttataaaagttttacAACTATGAAGAGAGAATCCGAAGGTAATAACAACGACGACAGTATTTCTATATCTAGTAGCAGATCCTCGTTAGCTTCTTGGGATTTGGCATTGAGACAATCTTTTCATAAACAT TCTTTATCGTCCTACGAAGGACAATCAAACGAATCGAAAGAAGTTCGTACCAAATGTACCGGGTTGTGTCGGGTAATATTACCCGACGGATCGACTACGGTTGTGCCAACTAGCCAAACGGAGAGTATTAAAGATGTGGTTACACGCCTCCTTGATAAAAGAGCTCTTCGATACTCTAACTATGATGTTCTAATCCTAGCCACAGACGAG aCGGTAGAAGCAAAATATCCATCGTCTATACTAGCTGGTCAAGAAGTGGAAGTGGTACcaacgaaaatattgaagGTAGACTTACCTTCGCGTCGCGTAATAACTGTGATCGCACATAAAGGTAGAACCCTGAAAGAAGTGCTGAAACCGCTCTTAAACAAGTAtggttttaatttgaatacaaTCACCGTATGGAGTGATAATCAGTGTGTTTGCATGGATATGCCAGCTATCGATGCTCCGCCTAGATTGACGTTGACGAATGTCAAAGATGAag ATTCTCGGCACGAGTTGCAAGCGGTGAAGTATACGCATGATATGCCACTCGCTCAACCGACGTTGGATGAGATCACCAACCGAGTTTTCGAAGAGTTGTTGGTCGGAAAAGGTGTGAACAAGTGTCAGTATAACGAAGGCTCTTGCAAG TCGGACGATCAACGCTCCGAGGGTTCCTCAATTTtacctaataaattttttcttcgTGATTCTACGATgcatggaaaaaaaaag GGAAAGGCCAAGTGTAACGCCAGCGAAAAGGGAATTGCAAACGATTATACTTCCGAAGATACTGTCAAGTCTCATCCCCCTTTAATAGCGAAATGGCGGAATGGCGTTAAATTACAATTGCCAGGGAAATTTGATGGTGAAG ATCTGTACGAAGGTTTGAAACGAGCTCAGAGATCCAGACTGGAAGATCAAAGAGGaacagaaatcaattttgagtTGCCAGATTTTTTAAAG CTATGA